The following nucleotide sequence is from Nitrospira sp..
GCTGATGAAATCGAACCTGAAGCGCGCCGCTTCCAGACGGCAGAAGGGTCGCCTGGCAGGGAGGTGTGGCGTAACGAATCTTCACGTCCGCCTCAACCGGCTGCCGCCCGAGCGCGCCGTCGAAGAGGCTGAGATCGGCGACCTGACACTCCGACTGCACTAGCTGATCTTCCGCACATAACACCACCTGGCCGGATTCAGGCACCACTTTCTGCACGTACAACCGCTGCCCCACGGCAATACCCAGGCCGCGGCGTTGCCCCGGCGTATAGAACGCGATGCCCTCATGCTGCCCGAGGACCTCACCATCCACCCCCACAAAGGATCCGGGCTTCTTCGCCTCCGGCATTTCCTGCTCGATGAATGTTCGATAGTCGCCGTGGCTCACGAAACAAATCTCCTGGCTTTCCTTGAGTTCCTCTACGGGCAATCCAAGCGATTCGGCTTCGTGCCACACGTCGCGCTTCTGCATATGGCCTACCGGAAAGAGTAGCTGCGGCAACCAGGCGGGATTGATCCGGTAGAGAAAGTAACTTTGGTCCTTGCGCACATCGAGTGCCCGATGCAGCGACCACTGCCCATCGATCTGCTGCACGCGGGCATAGTGCCCCGTGGCCACATAGTTCATGCCTCGCTCTTGCGCCAAGGCATAGAGCGAGCGCAATTTCACCCGCTCGTTACACCGCACGCAGGGGTTGGGCGTGGTGCCGGAGGCATACCCGGAGACGAAATCATCGATCACGCCCTGCTGAAAGACGTCGCGACGATCGACCACCTCATACGGAATACGTAGACGCTGCGCGACATACCTCGCAATGCCGATCTTGCAGCATCCCCGCTCTTCCCAACGCTTGGAGACGGCGACCTGGTCGTCCTCATGCTCCCACACCTGGAGCGTGACGCCATGGACCTCGTACCCCTGCTGCACGAGGAGCGAGGCCGCGACGGAGCTGTCCACTCCGCCGCTCATACCTAGCAGTACGGTCTGACGTGACATAGATCTACCGGGGAAAGAATGCGCCGAGCACTTACGGCTCTTGTGTTTTGACTTTGCCGCGATGGGCAACGAGGTCGCGTACGCCGGGATCCTGCGGAGCACCGAACTCAGAGGACTCGTCCTCCGTCCACTTCTCGGCCCCCATATTACTCATGCCGTGAAAATGCGCGCCTTCCTCAATCATGATCACCGGGCTCTGGATATCTCCGATGAGAATCCCCGGCTTTTGAATTTCGACCTTCTGCAGCGCCGTCACCGACCCCTTCACGCGCCCACTGATCGAAACAGACCCGGCGGCAATCACGCCCTTGATGACGGCGCTTTCTCCGACGATCACCGCCCCACCCGTATGCACTTCCCCCTCCACCCGGCCATCGATTCGGACGGTGCCATCAAACGTGACAATGCCCTTGAAGCTGGTCCCCTTGCCGAGAAAGGTAAACTTATCGTCTTCCGCGACCGGCTGCTTTTTGGTCTCACCCCACATCGGCATCCTCCTTCGCGCACCCCACACATCCAAGCGACCGGGGCGCCACTGAATGGAATCTTCCTGTGCCTGCCTCTGGCTTACAAGGCAAGCCGCACGCTGTCCAACGAATTCGTCGTTGCGCCAACCTTATCCGTTGACCAACTTGACGCCCTGGCCGCGCGTGGATCCCTGCCCCTGCGGCTCGCGCGTGCCCGACTGGCTCATCTCCAAGGTGCCGTTGAAGACCACCCCTTCCTCCATGGCCAGCAGCGGCGCCTTTACGCCGGCATTGACCACGGCAGGGGCGCGCAGCTTCACTTTCTCCCGGGCGCTGATATCGCCGGTGATCTTCCCTTTGCACACCACGGTACCGGCCGTGATCTTCGCCGTCAGAACCGCATCCTCACCGACCAGCAACACCCCTTCGGTATGAATCTCTCCATCCAGATTGCCATCGATGCGCACGGTGCCGTTATAGGAAATGACGCCCTTGAAGCTGACGCCCTTTCCGACAAAGGCATTGATCTCTTCGTTCCCCTCGCGTGGTGCCGTCGACTCCAAATTTTCCATTTCAGTTCCCTCGCTTTGTCCTGCCTGACGCTTCCCGTCCTGCTTGTCCTTATTGATCCATGCCATTTGTTACACCTCCCACAAATAACAACAACTCACGCACTGACCGGAGGACGTGCCGCTACAGCCGCACGAGGTCACTCCCGATTCAAAAATTCTGACGGCATTCTACTCCGGTCAATTGGAGAAAATCTGCCCTGAAAATGTCTCGACTATGAATTGAGCAGCCGCTCGACGACGCCGTCCAATTCTTCCGGCGAAAAATAATGGATGACGATCTTGCCGCCGCGCCGCCCCTTCTGAAC
It contains:
- a CDS encoding polymer-forming cytoskeletal protein encodes the protein MAWINKDKQDGKRQAGQSEGTEMENLESTAPREGNEEINAFVGKGVSFKGVISYNGTVRIDGNLDGEIHTEGVLLVGEDAVLTAKITAGTVVCKGKITGDISAREKVKLRAPAVVNAGVKAPLLAMEEGVVFNGTLEMSQSGTREPQGQGSTRGQGVKLVNG
- a CDS encoding polymer-forming cytoskeletal protein, translating into MWGETKKQPVAEDDKFTFLGKGTSFKGIVTFDGTVRIDGRVEGEVHTGGAVIVGESAVIKGVIAAGSVSISGRVKGSVTALQKVEIQKPGILIGDIQSPVIMIEEGAHFHGMSNMGAEKWTEDESSEFGAPQDPGVRDLVAHRGKVKTQEP
- the mnmA gene encoding tRNA 2-thiouridine(34) synthase MnmA, coding for MSRQTVLLGMSGGVDSSVAASLLVQQGYEVHGVTLQVWEHEDDQVAVSKRWEERGCCKIGIARYVAQRLRIPYEVVDRRDVFQQGVIDDFVSGYASGTTPNPCVRCNERVKLRSLYALAQERGMNYVATGHYARVQQIDGQWSLHRALDVRKDQSYFLYRINPAWLPQLLFPVGHMQKRDVWHEAESLGLPVEELKESQEICFVSHGDYRTFIEQEMPEAKKPGSFVGVDGEVLGQHEGIAFYTPGQRRGLGIAVGQRLYVQKVVPESGQVVLCAEDQLVQSECQVADLSLFDGALGRQPVEADVKIRYATPPCQATLLPSGSGALQVRFHQPQRALSPGQSAVFYHGDQVLGGGIIQRS